A single genomic interval of Cyprinus carpio isolate SPL01 chromosome B24, ASM1834038v1, whole genome shotgun sequence harbors:
- the LOC109050023 gene encoding V-type proton ATPase 16 kDa proteolipid subunit: MSSGSPEYSSFFAVMGASAAMVFSALGAAYGTAKSGTGIAAMSVMRPELIMKSIIPVVMAGIIAIYGLVVAVLIANSISDKITLYKSFLHLGAGLSVGLSGLAAGFAIGIVGDAGVRGTAQQPRLFVGMILILIFAEVLGLYGLIVALILSTK; the protein is encoded by the exons ATGTCGTCGGGAAGCCCTGAATACTCGTCGTTCTTCGCAGTGATGGGCGCATCAGCGGCGATGGTCTTCAGcg cgttGGGCGCGGCGTATGGCACGGCGAAGAGCGGCACGGGGATCGCTGCCATGTCTGTGATGCGTCCGGAGCTGATCATGAAGTCCATCATTCCTGTGGTCATGGCGGGAATCATCGCTATCTACGGGCTGGTGGTGGCCGTCCTCATCGCCAACAGCATCTCAGACAAGATCACTCTGTACAA gagtTTCTTGCATCTGGGCGCAGGGCTGAGTGTGGGTCTTAGTGGGCTGGCGGCCGGGTTCGCCATCGGCATCGTGGGAGACGCGGGCGTCCGTGGCACCGCCCAGCAGCCGCGCCTCTTCGTGGGCATGATCCTCATTCTGATCTTCGCTGAAGTTCTGGGTCTCTACGGCCTCATCGTAGCCCTGATTCTCTCAACCAAATAA